From the genome of Streptomyces sp. V1I1, one region includes:
- a CDS encoding TetR/AcrR family transcriptional regulator has translation MVNSRWTAAAETPPVSLRRRGPVLEHAILDAALEQLSTVGWSGLTMEGVAAGAQTGKAAVYRRWPSKEDLVADALQAGLPTLDVAADHGSIREDLFQLCRRVRDAMYSRSGFALRSVLYECDIATAERFHGVIVRGVIEPSNRLFREVVRRGVTRGEVRPDATGDLVFDVIPGLMMYRSKVCGSEWPDGDIADMIDQVMVPLLRPGNG, from the coding sequence ATGGTCAATTCGCGCTGGACTGCAGCTGCTGAGACGCCCCCGGTCTCGCTGCGCCGTCGAGGACCTGTGCTGGAACACGCGATTCTGGACGCCGCTCTGGAGCAGTTGAGTACGGTCGGCTGGAGCGGGCTCACCATGGAGGGTGTCGCCGCCGGGGCCCAGACCGGGAAGGCCGCCGTCTACCGGCGGTGGCCCTCGAAGGAGGACCTCGTCGCGGACGCCCTGCAAGCCGGACTGCCGACACTGGACGTGGCCGCCGACCATGGGAGCATCCGCGAGGACCTCTTTCAGCTCTGTCGGCGGGTGCGGGACGCGATGTACTCCAGGTCCGGCTTTGCTCTGCGTTCAGTGCTTTACGAGTGCGACATCGCCACCGCCGAACGGTTCCACGGGGTGATCGTGCGCGGGGTCATCGAGCCGTCCAACCGGCTCTTCCGTGAGGTGGTGCGCCGTGGCGTGACACGTGGCGAAGTACGCCCAGACGCCACCGGCGACCTGGTCTTCGACGTGATTCCGGGCCTGATGATGTACCGCTCGAAGGTGTGCGGAAGCGAATGGCCCGACGGCGACATCGCCGACATGATCGATCAGGTGATGGTGCCGCTGCTCCGCCCGGGCAACGGCTGA
- a CDS encoding DUF4192 domain-containing protein gives MNKHHEPTGPADEQQITLRGPAELADALPYMMGFHPSDSIVLVALHGSRGRFGGRLRLGIPRSPREWSPVAQQLAECLIEGSERRGSRPDGIVVFLCQDPAEGETSHRVMERLRPLAQRLRTACGTFDVPVFEALCISDGRFWSYCCPDSRCCPPEGDVLALPGTSVMAAAAAYAGIQVRGTLRQMEARLEPMATASAADQEKALDAAGAALVPRILDGEGRQQVAAETLALARRLMKRIAETPRSGGWAETDVADDRLITHDEAAAVVLGLQDRDTRDRAAEWMEGPDADPALRLWRALSRRCVGPYSEHAAAPLTLAGWVAWSTGDEPGARVALGRALRVDPEYVFARLLHQACNEGLDPEALRSCLRKEHGSGVSAAARGAGGHPHRPRSQQVRPPAGKKGQPPAGTRPEKSVSRNRSRGSRRSGQRGTRSGR, from the coding sequence ATGAACAAGCACCACGAACCCACCGGTCCGGCCGACGAGCAGCAGATCACCCTGCGCGGCCCAGCCGAACTGGCTGACGCCCTCCCGTACATGATGGGCTTCCATCCGAGCGATTCGATTGTGCTGGTCGCGCTGCACGGCTCCCGGGGCCGTTTCGGCGGGCGGCTGCGGCTCGGCATTCCACGCTCACCGCGCGAATGGTCGCCCGTGGCCCAGCAGCTCGCGGAGTGCCTGATCGAAGGCAGCGAGCGCCGCGGCTCCCGCCCCGACGGCATCGTCGTCTTCCTCTGCCAGGACCCGGCTGAAGGCGAGACCAGCCACCGGGTCATGGAGCGGCTGCGCCCCCTCGCGCAACGGCTGAGGACCGCCTGCGGCACCTTCGACGTGCCCGTCTTTGAGGCGCTCTGCATTTCCGACGGCCGCTTCTGGTCGTACTGCTGCCCCGACTCGCGCTGCTGTCCGCCCGAAGGCGATGTCCTGGCTCTGCCCGGCACCTCTGTGATGGCCGCGGCCGCCGCATACGCCGGCATCCAAGTACGTGGAACCCTGAGGCAGATGGAGGCGCGGCTCGAGCCGATGGCCACTGCGTCCGCCGCCGACCAGGAGAAGGCGCTGGACGCCGCGGGCGCCGCGCTGGTGCCCAGGATCCTGGACGGAGAGGGGCGTCAACAGGTCGCCGCGGAGACCCTCGCGCTGGCCCGCCGACTGATGAAACGCATTGCGGAGACCCCTCGGTCCGGGGGCTGGGCCGAGACGGATGTCGCGGACGACAGGCTCATCACTCACGACGAGGCGGCCGCCGTGGTCCTTGGCCTGCAGGACCGGGACACCCGGGACCGGGCCGCGGAATGGATGGAGGGACCGGACGCGGATCCCGCGCTGCGGCTCTGGCGGGCGCTGTCCCGCCGTTGTGTCGGCCCCTACTCCGAGCACGCCGCAGCACCGCTCACGCTCGCCGGCTGGGTCGCCTGGTCCACCGGCGACGAACCCGGCGCGAGAGTCGCTCTTGGTCGTGCCCTGCGCGTCGACCCCGAGTATGTCTTCGCCCGCCTGCTGCACCAGGCCTGCAACGAGGGACTTGATCCGGAGGCCCTGCGCAGCTGTCTGCGCAAGGAGCACGGCTCAGGGGTGTCCGCCGCTGCCCGCGGGGCAGGCGGGCACCCGCACCGCCCGCGTTCTCAGCAGGTCCGTCCGCCCGCAGGCAAGAAGGGTCAGCCGCCTGCCGGGACGCGTCCCGAAAAATCGGTGTCGAGGAACCGCAGCAGGGGGAGCAGGCGCAGCGGGCAGCGTGGCACCAGGAGTGGGCGATGA
- a CDS encoding RecQ family ATP-dependent DNA helicase: MTNADVADPADLRASADSVLARLVSDTTGTARLREDQWRAIEALVADKRRALVVQRTGWGKSAVYFVATSLLRERGSGPTVIVSPLLALMRNQVEAAARAGIRARTINSSNTEEWDMVQAEVAAGEVDVLLVSPERLNNPDFRDQVLPKLAAATGLLVVDEAHCISDWGHDFRPDYRRLRTMLAELPAGVPVLATTATANARVTADVAEQLGTGAGTDALVLRGPLDRESLSLSVLQLPDAATRLAWLADHLGELPGSGIIYTLTVAAAEEVTVYLRQCGHTVSSYTGRTENADRQQAEEDLLANRVKALVATSALGMGFDKPDLGFVVHLGSPSSPIAYYQQVGRAGRGVKHAEVLLLPGREDEAIWQYFASVAFPPEELVRRTLDVLAQAGRPLSLPALEPLVELRRTRLETMLKVLDVDGAVRRVKGGWTTTGQPWSYDAARYAWVARQRESEQQAMRDYARSANCRMEFLRRQLDDEEAAPCGRCDNCSGARFSDKVSGAALDAARGELSRPGVEVEPRKMWPTGLAAVGVALKGRIPEGEQSFAGRALGRLSDIGWGNRLRPMLAAQAPDGPVPDDVVKAVVTVLADWAKGPGGWASGAPDAPPRPVGVVTVASRSRPQLVGSLGARIAEVGRMPLLGTVEYAPEAMDTRISRTNSAQRVRALHEAFIVPPRLAEELVSADGPVLLVDDLSDSGWTLAVAARLLRRSGARGVFPLVLAAQT, encoded by the coding sequence ATGACCAACGCAGACGTCGCAGATCCCGCAGACCTCAGGGCCTCGGCCGATTCCGTACTCGCCCGCCTCGTCTCGGACACCACGGGCACCGCCCGGCTGCGCGAGGACCAGTGGCGGGCGATCGAGGCGCTCGTCGCCGACAAGCGCCGGGCGCTGGTCGTGCAGCGGACCGGCTGGGGCAAATCCGCGGTGTATTTCGTCGCGACCTCGCTGCTGCGCGAGCGCGGCAGCGGCCCGACTGTGATCGTCTCGCCCCTGCTCGCGCTCATGCGCAACCAGGTGGAAGCCGCGGCCCGAGCCGGCATCCGTGCCCGGACCATCAATTCCTCCAACACCGAGGAGTGGGACATGGTCCAGGCCGAGGTGGCCGCGGGCGAGGTGGATGTGCTGCTGGTCAGTCCTGAGCGGCTCAACAACCCCGATTTCCGTGACCAAGTGCTTCCCAAGCTGGCCGCCGCCACCGGACTGCTGGTGGTGGACGAGGCGCACTGCATCTCCGACTGGGGCCATGACTTCCGGCCGGACTACCGACGGCTGCGCACGATGCTGGCGGAGCTGCCGGCGGGAGTCCCGGTGCTCGCCACCACCGCGACGGCCAATGCCCGCGTGACCGCGGACGTCGCTGAGCAGCTGGGCACGGGAGCGGGCACGGACGCACTCGTACTGCGCGGCCCGCTGGATCGGGAGAGTCTCAGCCTGAGCGTGCTTCAGCTCCCCGATGCCGCGACCCGGCTGGCCTGGCTGGCCGATCACCTCGGTGAGCTGCCCGGCTCCGGGATCATCTACACCCTGACCGTCGCTGCGGCCGAGGAGGTGACCGTGTATCTCCGGCAGTGCGGCCACACCGTGTCCTCGTACACCGGCCGCACGGAGAACGCCGACCGGCAGCAGGCCGAGGAAGATCTGCTGGCCAACCGTGTCAAGGCCCTGGTCGCCACGTCCGCGCTGGGCATGGGCTTCGACAAGCCCGATCTCGGATTCGTCGTGCACCTGGGCTCGCCCTCGTCCCCCATCGCCTACTACCAGCAGGTGGGCCGCGCGGGCCGTGGCGTGAAGCACGCGGAAGTCCTGTTGCTGCCGGGCCGGGAGGACGAGGCGATCTGGCAGTACTTCGCCTCGGTGGCCTTCCCGCCTGAGGAACTGGTGCGGCGCACCCTCGACGTACTGGCGCAGGCGGGCAGGCCGCTCTCCCTGCCCGCGCTGGAGCCGCTGGTCGAGCTGCGGCGTACCCGGCTGGAAACCATGCTCAAGGTCCTGGACGTGGACGGTGCGGTGCGCCGGGTGAAGGGCGGCTGGACCACGACGGGGCAGCCCTGGTCGTACGACGCCGCGCGGTATGCGTGGGTCGCGCGGCAGCGGGAATCCGAGCAGCAGGCGATGCGCGACTACGCGCGGTCGGCAAATTGCCGGATGGAGTTTCTGCGGCGGCAGCTGGACGACGAGGAAGCCGCTCCCTGCGGGCGCTGCGACAACTGCTCGGGAGCCCGGTTCAGCGACAAGGTCTCCGGTGCGGCCCTGGATGCCGCGCGCGGGGAGCTGAGCAGGCCGGGCGTGGAGGTGGAGCCCCGCAAGATGTGGCCGACCGGGCTGGCAGCAGTTGGGGTCGCGCTCAAGGGCCGAATCCCTGAAGGGGAGCAGTCCTTCGCGGGCCGCGCGCTGGGCAGGCTGTCCGACATCGGCTGGGGCAACAGGCTCCGCCCGATGCTCGCGGCACAGGCTCCGGACGGTCCAGTTCCGGACGATGTGGTGAAAGCGGTGGTGACCGTGCTCGCCGACTGGGCCAAGGGTCCTGGCGGATGGGCGTCCGGTGCGCCGGACGCACCGCCCCGGCCGGTCGGTGTGGTCACTGTCGCCTCGCGCAGCAGGCCCCAGCTGGTCGGATCCCTCGGCGCCCGGATCGCTGAGGTCGGCAGGATGCCGCTGCTGGGCACCGTGGAGTACGCACCTGAGGCAATGGACACTCGGATCTCGCGCACCAACAGCGCGCAGCGGGTGCGGGCCCTGCATGAGGCGTTCATCGTGCCGCCCCGGTTGGCCGAGGAGCTGGTCTCGGCCGACGGACCTGTCTTGCTGGTGGACGATCTTTCGGACAGTGGCTGGACCCTCGCGGTGGCGGCGAGGCTGCTGCGCAGGTCTGGTGCGAGGGGGGTGTTTCCGCTGGTCCTCGCGGCTCAGACGTGA
- a CDS encoding ribonuclease HII, with product MPYEPPTHTVERSIRATTGAKIIAGVDEVGRGAWAGPVTVCAAVTGLRRPPEGLTDSKLIAPKRRTELAVLLEKWVTAHALGHASPEEIDELGMTAALRLAAVRALDALPIRPDAVILDGKHDYLGSPWQVRTVIKGDQSCVAVAAASVIAKVHRDAMMAELRGEFADFGFDDNAGYPSPVHKAALRMLGPTPYHRLSWAYLDALPQWRHLKKVRISAEAAALESGGQLGFEF from the coding sequence ATGCCGTACGAACCACCCACACACACAGTCGAGCGCTCGATCCGAGCCACCACCGGCGCCAAGATCATTGCTGGTGTCGACGAGGTCGGACGCGGGGCGTGGGCCGGTCCGGTCACTGTGTGCGCGGCGGTCACCGGCCTGCGCAGACCGCCCGAAGGCCTCACCGACTCCAAGCTCATCGCCCCCAAGCGCCGTACGGAACTGGCCGTGCTGCTGGAGAAGTGGGTCACGGCGCACGCCCTGGGACACGCCTCGCCGGAGGAGATCGACGAACTGGGGATGACCGCGGCGCTGCGGCTGGCCGCAGTCCGGGCGCTGGACGCGCTTCCGATTCGTCCGGACGCGGTCATCCTCGACGGCAAGCACGACTATCTGGGATCCCCCTGGCAGGTCCGTACGGTCATCAAGGGGGACCAGTCGTGCGTCGCGGTCGCGGCGGCCTCGGTGATCGCCAAGGTGCACCGGGACGCGATGATGGCCGAACTGCGGGGGGAGTTCGCCGACTTCGGCTTCGACGACAACGCCGGCTACCCCTCGCCCGTGCACAAGGCGGCGCTCAGGATGCTGGGGCCCACGCCCTACCACCGGCTCTCCTGGGCCTATCTCGACGCGCTGCCCCAGTGGCGGCACCTCAAGAAGGTCCGCATCTCCGCGGAGGCGGCCGCACTGGAAAGCGGGGGCCAGCTCGGCTTCGAATTCTGA
- a CDS encoding glycogen debranching N-terminal domain-containing protein, which translates to MAITAPRPPHLPQTGQSSGSGPALPGGGRPGDLPPVHNMFICVALPCLAISPEHGQLTGMGLEGVYHSGRRLLSRCQLRVAGREPVAVQGRLVSAHRARFIAVVRTPADTGPDPKVGVERSRDADGTERITLRSSAERPLRLPVEITLDTDLADLGAVAAGRPGPELRASVHDSGMRWSAGRGAHVVVTADPPPKDALASAGMLRWEVELAPGASHTIELHVRSDRPARSSGRTCSHTLPEARAEGDDPRLQALLRVGLGDLRALLLRDPGGSADVYLGAGVPWRCGPVPAEALWAARMALPLSTRLASATLRTFARTQLLGHGPDFGRIPGPMRDAGPHLPSSCTGVEATLAFPVVLAEAWRWGLPEQELAGLLPMAERCLHWLRQAAGDDGILSEPGPSGVQRAETQAHAHRAALLGADLLEAYGRPGADAWREWASELRHRFREDFWMDDSAGGRPAAGRLPDGRPVPHLGGGAAHLLDTGLLGGGRYAPGLLNRVQTGQLAFGHRAGAVRIHDTVVAVAGLAAAGDEKEAVSLLRGVLDAAEAFGYRLPEMYAGEQRTADGVPVPHPAACRPSALAAAAGVQLLMTLVGIRPDAPGCTVALHPVRCAPLGAVQNSGLWVAGEPFAVRVSRLGLGMVEEAADGLQLGV; encoded by the coding sequence ATGGCCATCACCGCCCCTCGCCCGCCCCACCTGCCGCAGACGGGACAGAGCTCCGGCTCCGGTCCGGCGCTGCCCGGAGGCGGACGGCCCGGTGATCTGCCGCCGGTGCACAACATGTTCATCTGCGTCGCCCTGCCGTGCCTGGCGATCTCCCCCGAGCACGGCCAGCTCACCGGGATGGGACTCGAAGGCGTCTACCACTCGGGTCGACGGCTGCTCTCCCGATGCCAGTTGCGGGTCGCGGGGCGCGAACCCGTCGCGGTGCAGGGCAGATTGGTCTCCGCGCACCGGGCCAGATTCATCGCGGTGGTCCGCACGCCCGCCGACACCGGACCCGATCCGAAGGTCGGGGTGGAGCGCTCGCGCGACGCCGACGGCACGGAACGGATCACGCTGCGCAGCTCGGCGGAGAGACCCCTCAGGCTCCCGGTGGAGATCACGCTCGACACCGACCTCGCCGACCTGGGCGCGGTCGCGGCCGGACGGCCCGGCCCCGAACTGCGCGCCAGCGTCCATGACTCGGGCATGCGCTGGTCCGCCGGCCGGGGTGCCCATGTCGTGGTCACCGCGGATCCGCCCCCGAAGGACGCTCTGGCCTCCGCGGGAATGCTGCGCTGGGAGGTGGAGCTCGCACCCGGTGCCTCCCACACCATCGAGCTGCATGTCCGCTCCGACCGCCCGGCCCGGTCGTCCGGCCGGACATGCAGTCATACCCTGCCCGAGGCGCGGGCAGAGGGGGACGACCCCAGGCTGCAGGCACTGCTCAGGGTCGGCCTGGGCGACCTCAGGGCACTGCTGCTGCGGGACCCCGGAGGATCCGCCGATGTGTATCTGGGCGCCGGGGTGCCCTGGCGTTGCGGGCCGGTACCCGCCGAAGCGCTGTGGGCCGCACGCATGGCGCTCCCGCTCTCCACCCGGCTTGCCTCAGCCACCCTGCGTACGTTCGCCCGCACCCAACTTCTGGGTCATGGGCCGGACTTCGGGCGCATCCCCGGCCCGATGAGGGATGCGGGCCCGCATCTGCCGTCGAGTTGTACGGGCGTCGAAGCGACCCTCGCGTTCCCCGTGGTCCTTGCCGAGGCGTGGCGCTGGGGACTGCCCGAGCAGGAGCTGGCGGGGCTGCTGCCGATGGCGGAGCGCTGTCTGCACTGGCTGCGGCAGGCCGCGGGCGACGACGGAATCCTGTCCGAGCCAGGGCCGTCCGGAGTCCAGCGCGCCGAGACCCAGGCCCATGCCCATCGTGCCGCACTGCTGGGCGCCGACCTGCTGGAGGCCTACGGCCGTCCAGGAGCCGACGCCTGGCGCGAGTGGGCGAGCGAACTGCGCCACCGTTTCCGGGAGGACTTCTGGATGGACGACAGTGCGGGCGGCCGTCCCGCGGCGGGGCGGCTGCCCGACGGCCGGCCAGTGCCGCACCTTGGTGGTGGTGCCGCGCACCTTCTCGACACCGGACTGCTCGGCGGCGGTCGGTATGCCCCCGGGCTGCTGAACAGGGTGCAGACCGGGCAGCTGGCGTTCGGCCACCGCGCCGGAGCCGTCCGGATACACGACACGGTCGTCGCCGTCGCGGGGCTGGCCGCCGCCGGGGACGAGAAGGAGGCGGTGTCACTGCTGCGTGGGGTCCTCGACGCAGCCGAGGCCTTCGGGTACCGGCTGCCCGAGATGTACGCGGGGGAGCAGCGCACGGCGGACGGCGTTCCGGTGCCGCACCCGGCCGCCTGCCGCCCGTCGGCCCTGGCCGCGGCCGCCGGGGTTCAGCTTCTGATGACCCTCGTCGGCATTCGCCCGGACGCCCCTGGCTGTACGGTCGCGCTGCACCCGGTGCGCTGCGCTCCCCTCGGTGCCGTACAGAACTCCGGGCTGTGGGTCGCGGGAGAGCCGTTCGCTGTACGCGTCAGTAGGCTCGGCCTGGGGATGGTGGAGGAGGCCGCCGACGGCCTTCAGTTGGGGGTGTGA
- a CDS encoding NUDIX domain-containing protein, with amino-acid sequence MSPYDPSAFPPFAVTVDLVVLTVRRHALCALVVRRGEPPFQGRWALPGGFVRGDEDLAAAAARELAEETGLCAHDPASPAPGNGAHLEQLATYGDPKRDPRMRVVSVAHLVLAPDLPAPRAGGDANSARWAPVEDLLGQENGFGREGEQPAPLAFDHARILADGVERARSKIEYSSLATAFCPPEFTVGELRRVYEAVWGVALDPRNFHRKVTGTPGFLVPAGGTTTRQGGRPAQLFRAGGATLLNPPMLRPEV; translated from the coding sequence ATGTCGCCCTACGACCCGTCGGCCTTTCCGCCCTTTGCTGTCACCGTCGACCTGGTCGTGCTCACCGTGCGTCGTCATGCGCTCTGCGCGCTGGTGGTACGCCGCGGAGAGCCGCCGTTCCAGGGCCGGTGGGCGCTGCCCGGCGGCTTCGTCAGGGGTGACGAGGATCTGGCGGCAGCAGCAGCGCGCGAGCTCGCCGAGGAGACCGGGCTGTGCGCGCACGACCCGGCCTCCCCGGCACCGGGAAACGGCGCACACCTCGAGCAGCTGGCCACGTACGGCGACCCCAAACGGGACCCCCGTATGCGAGTTGTCAGCGTCGCCCATCTGGTGCTTGCGCCCGACCTTCCCGCGCCCCGAGCGGGCGGTGACGCGAACAGCGCGCGGTGGGCCCCTGTCGAGGATCTCCTGGGCCAGGAGAACGGGTTCGGCCGCGAAGGCGAGCAGCCCGCCCCGCTCGCCTTCGACCACGCGCGGATCCTGGCGGACGGCGTCGAAAGGGCCCGCTCCAAGATCGAGTACTCCTCACTGGCTACAGCGTTCTGCCCACCGGAGTTCACGGTCGGCGAGCTGCGACGGGTGTACGAGGCCGTGTGGGGCGTCGCGCTCGACCCCCGCAACTTCCACCGCAAGGTCACCGGCACCCCTGGGTTCCTGGTGCCTGCGGGCGGCACGACCACCCGCCAGGGCGGCCGTCCCGCGCAGCTGTTCCGGGCAGGCGGCGCGACCTTGTTGAACCCGCCGATGCTGCGTCCGGAAGTCTGA
- a CDS encoding ATP-binding cassette domain-containing protein codes for MLQAIGLTSTPRRDLPPAVDDLTFEARPGSITVLVGANGSGKTTALRLMLELETGRGITYFRGNPLHRIAHPAREVGVLLGDVPGHPARTARGQLRMLCAAAGVPASRADELLEAVGLTGLGGRRLGTLSLGMDRRLGLASALLGDPQTLILDEPAKGLSPRENSWLYGLLRTHAARGGTVLCTTSDPKEAARLADRVVTLDAGRLVADQDAAAFSRTRLRPRVAVSTPHAARLAAVVTREARAARRSVEVVAEGGSLLSVYGSSCAEIGETAFRHGVLVHRLNDEVGDTGLAPPPAPAPSASAPLSAPDPDAVKPSGPDLDAVKPSAPDAEKPPAPTAPRATQHPDPHSLPPPARPPVRSQPRPVRSPLRPLRYELRRLLGVRTALLVAAAVLVASAALCVLLASVGSTPLPTALAAWPEFLPLPPAAFGAGLLGALSFGEEFRYPALAAARGTVPRRLGLLLAKLAVTAMAALLLAFITVAADVQALRLVYGSDLAQVPRNWPDLAASWGGLAVGCAWAGLLAAGICRVTAAGVAAVLAVPVVIAPLVQTALAAPSVRSIAGLPGRLRELAWVQLPRQADDWLMTGGSLLAQPVGAALALSLSALICAYLFTGLRRSARW; via the coding sequence ATGCTCCAGGCCATCGGACTGACCAGCACCCCCCGCCGAGACCTCCCGCCCGCCGTCGACGACCTCACCTTCGAGGCCCGGCCAGGCAGTATCACGGTGCTCGTCGGAGCCAACGGCTCCGGCAAGACGACGGCGCTGCGTCTGATGCTCGAACTCGAGACCGGACGGGGCATCACCTACTTCCGCGGCAACCCCCTCCACCGCATCGCCCACCCGGCCCGCGAGGTGGGGGTGCTCCTCGGCGACGTGCCCGGCCATCCGGCACGGACCGCCCGGGGCCAGCTCCGTATGCTCTGCGCCGCCGCCGGAGTGCCTGCCTCACGCGCCGACGAGCTGCTCGAAGCCGTCGGTCTCACCGGCCTCGGCGGCCGACGTCTCGGCACGCTCTCGCTCGGGATGGACCGCAGGCTCGGGCTCGCCTCCGCGCTGCTGGGTGACCCACAGACGCTCATCCTCGACGAGCCCGCGAAGGGTCTCTCGCCCCGCGAGAACAGCTGGCTGTACGGCCTGCTGCGCACCCACGCCGCCCGCGGCGGCACCGTCCTCTGCACCACCAGCGACCCCAAGGAGGCCGCGCGCCTCGCCGACCGCGTCGTCACCCTCGATGCCGGCCGCCTCGTCGCCGACCAGGACGCAGCCGCCTTCTCCCGCACCAGGCTCCGCCCCCGCGTGGCAGTCAGTACCCCGCACGCCGCACGCCTGGCCGCAGTTGTCACCCGCGAGGCGCGTGCCGCCCGGCGCTCGGTCGAGGTTGTCGCCGAGGGTGGCAGCCTGCTCTCCGTCTACGGCAGCAGCTGCGCCGAGATCGGCGAAACCGCCTTCCGGCACGGCGTACTCGTCCACCGGCTCAACGACGAGGTCGGTGACACGGGCCTCGCGCCGCCCCCCGCCCCCGCCCCGTCCGCCTCCGCGCCGCTCTCCGCCCCCGACCCCGACGCCGTGAAGCCCTCCGGCCCCGACCTCGACGCCGTGAAGCCCTCCGCCCCCGACGCCGAGAAGCCCCCCGCCCCGACCGCCCCCCGAGCCACGCAACACCCCGACCCCCATTCACTCCCACCCCCAGCCCGACCCCCGGTCCGGTCCCAGCCGCGCCCCGTACGCAGCCCCCTCAGGCCCCTGCGGTACGAACTACGCCGCCTCCTCGGAGTCCGTACCGCCCTCCTCGTCGCGGCAGCCGTCCTCGTCGCCTCAGCCGCCCTGTGCGTCCTGCTGGCCAGTGTCGGCTCCACCCCCCTCCCGACCGCGCTTGCCGCCTGGCCCGAGTTCCTTCCGCTGCCGCCCGCGGCCTTCGGCGCCGGACTGCTGGGGGCGCTCTCCTTCGGCGAGGAGTTCCGCTACCCCGCGCTGGCCGCCGCCCGCGGCACCGTGCCCCGCCGCCTCGGCCTCCTGCTGGCCAAGCTCGCGGTGACCGCCATGGCCGCGCTGTTGCTCGCGTTCATCACCGTGGCGGCCGACGTCCAGGCCCTCCGCCTCGTGTACGGAAGCGATTTGGCCCAAGTCCCGCGGAACTGGCCCGACCTGGCCGCCAGTTGGGGAGGGCTCGCGGTGGGCTGTGCCTGGGCGGGGCTGCTCGCCGCCGGAATCTGCCGGGTCACGGCCGCCGGAGTGGCTGCCGTACTTGCCGTACCGGTCGTCATCGCCCCGCTCGTACAGACGGCGCTCGCCGCTCCGTCAGTCCGTTCGATCGCCGGACTCCCGGGCAGGCTGCGCGAGCTGGCCTGGGTGCAGCTGCCGCGGCAGGCGGACGACTGGCTGATGACCGGGGGGAGCCTCCTCGCCCAACCTGTCGGCGCGGCGCTGGCGTTGTCGTTGTCGGCTCTGATCTGCGCGTATCTGTTCACGGGCCTTCGTCGTAGCGCCCGTTGGTGA